A genome region from Anaerolineae bacterium includes the following:
- a CDS encoding L,D-transpeptidase family protein: MDVHQERIESLLKAAARARKENNPRLAERYLRIVLRLAPDHPGALKLKKQIESDNTLYFSNLLLFLAGLIFLAILWILAPPAGNLNFPRELSSSEPSGSMAYGIAMIALAEGKLQEAAKLLEEAARENPEIPGIEDKLASLYYRLGLEALEQGNKDLAGLWFQKAFTLFPGWKEPAVALAKLTPTPTPTPVPSPTPIPTSKTHKRIEVIISQQKLYAWEGNRLVYKFVCSTGAPSSPTKTGTFSVISKIPMAYSYRWRLKMPYWLGIYRVGDLENGIHALPILPNGQTLWAGYLGRPVSFGCIVLGTEEARLLYDWAEIGTPVEIKP; this comes from the coding sequence ATGGACGTCCATCAGGAAAGGATAGAATCCCTCCTCAAAGCTGCGGCCAGAGCTCGCAAGGAAAATAACCCAAGGCTTGCCGAGCGTTACCTGAGAATTGTCCTGCGTCTGGCTCCGGATCACCCTGGCGCCCTCAAACTCAAAAAACAAATAGAATCCGACAACACCCTTTACTTTTCCAACCTCCTCCTTTTTCTGGCTGGCCTCATCTTTCTGGCCATCCTCTGGATCTTGGCGCCTCCAGCTGGAAACCTAAACTTCCCCAGGGAACTTTCCTCCTCTGAGCCTTCGGGAAGTATGGCCTACGGTATTGCCATGATCGCCCTAGCTGAAGGAAAACTTCAAGAAGCTGCCAAACTTTTGGAAGAAGCCGCCAGAGAAAACCCAGAAATACCAGGCATTGAGGATAAACTTGCTTCCCTCTACTATAGGCTCGGCCTTGAGGCCCTGGAGCAGGGCAATAAAGACCTGGCTGGCCTGTGGTTTCAGAAAGCCTTTACACTCTTCCCGGGATGGAAAGAACCCGCTGTAGCACTGGCAAAACTGACCCCAACCCCCACGCCAACTCCGGTTCCATCCCCAACCCCGATCCCCACTTCCAAAACCCACAAGCGCATTGAGGTGATAATCTCGCAACAAAAGCTTTACGCCTGGGAGGGGAACAGACTCGTTTACAAATTTGTCTGCTCCACCGGAGCCCCAAGTTCTCCCACGAAAACTGGAACCTTCTCCGTAATAAGCAAAATCCCTATGGCCTACTCCTACAGATGGAGGCTCAAAATGCCCTACTGGCTCGGAATTTACAGGGTAGGCGATCTGGAAAACGGGATACATGCTCTACCCATACTTCCCAATGGCCAAACCCTATGGGCTGGTTATCTGGGGAGACCTGTGTCTTTCGGATGCATAGTCCTGGGCACAGAAGAAGCTCGCCTCCTTTACGATTGGGCTGAGATAGGGACACCGGTGGAGATAAAACCGTAG
- the selB gene encoding selenocysteine-specific translation elongation factor, translating to MYVVGTAGHVDHGKSTLVKALTGIDPDRLKEEKEREMTIDLGFAWLTLPNGEKVGIVDVPGHKDFIENMLAGVGGIDAAILVIAADEGVMPQTKEHLAILDLLQVKAGLIALTKIDLVEDKEWLELVQEEIRETVKGTVLENAPLVPTSAKTGEGLDRLVQALQDVLTRTPPRIDLGKPRLPIDRVFTIVGFGTVVTGTLVDGCLQVGQEVEILPQGLRARIRGLQSYKEKIQEARPGSRVAVNLSGVDKEQIKRGDVLTIPGWLVPTSLVDVHLRYLADAPFPLPHSGEVKFFSGAAEVIAKVRVLDREKVGPGEEAFVQLVLERPVPLVKGDGFIIRWPSPPVTVGGGKVIDPHPGKKHRRFRAEVVEKLKILASGTPEEIFLNTLRALEPVRFQEILPRLGLAREEALAILQKLMEKGEVITLKPEIAGEEGYILTKSGWDKLFSRMVSFLEDYHRRYPLRKGMSKEELRSRLKIPSGIFGEALARASAEGKIREEEGVVALSYHEVKFAPEQKEAVEKLLARFRTSPYATPSVAECETVLGSELFSALLEMGILVKVSPEVVFLAETYREMVRRVIERLEREGKITVAQVRDMFGTSRKYALALMEHLDERKITRRVGDERVLLQKPARGL from the coding sequence ATGTATGTCGTGGGCACGGCCGGCCACGTAGACCACGGAAAATCAACCCTGGTCAAAGCCCTCACTGGCATAGACCCCGACAGGCTTAAGGAAGAGAAGGAACGGGAAATGACCATAGACCTGGGCTTCGCTTGGCTCACGCTCCCCAACGGGGAAAAAGTGGGGATTGTGGACGTTCCGGGACACAAGGATTTCATTGAGAACATGCTGGCTGGTGTAGGAGGGATAGATGCCGCAATCCTGGTCATCGCAGCCGATGAAGGAGTTATGCCTCAAACAAAAGAGCACCTGGCTATACTGGACCTTCTCCAGGTCAAGGCAGGCCTCATAGCCCTGACCAAAATTGACCTGGTAGAAGACAAAGAGTGGCTAGAGCTCGTTCAGGAAGAAATAAGGGAGACAGTTAAAGGGACAGTTTTAGAAAACGCCCCCCTCGTCCCGACTTCCGCTAAAACTGGGGAAGGACTTGATCGGTTGGTTCAGGCCCTTCAGGATGTCCTGACACGAACCCCTCCCAGGATTGACCTCGGAAAGCCGCGTTTGCCCATAGACCGGGTTTTCACCATTGTCGGGTTTGGGACTGTGGTGACCGGAACTCTGGTGGACGGTTGCCTTCAAGTGGGACAAGAGGTTGAAATCCTGCCTCAGGGGTTAAGGGCTAGGATAAGGGGCCTACAATCTTACAAAGAAAAAATTCAGGAAGCACGGCCTGGAAGCAGGGTGGCCGTGAACTTGAGCGGCGTTGATAAAGAACAAATAAAGCGGGGCGATGTCCTCACGATCCCCGGATGGCTTGTTCCAACTTCCCTGGTGGATGTCCACCTCCGCTACCTGGCCGATGCCCCATTTCCTCTGCCTCACAGCGGCGAGGTCAAATTCTTCAGCGGTGCCGCCGAAGTTATAGCCAAAGTCCGGGTTCTGGACAGGGAAAAGGTCGGGCCTGGAGAAGAAGCTTTCGTTCAGCTGGTTCTGGAAAGGCCAGTCCCCCTGGTGAAAGGTGATGGTTTCATAATTCGCTGGCCTTCCCCACCCGTTACAGTGGGAGGAGGTAAGGTTATTGACCCCCACCCAGGGAAGAAACATCGTCGTTTCCGAGCTGAAGTGGTGGAAAAACTCAAAATTTTGGCCAGTGGCACCCCTGAAGAAATTTTCTTAAACACCTTAAGGGCACTGGAGCCGGTTCGCTTTCAGGAAATTCTCCCGCGCCTCGGCCTTGCCCGAGAGGAAGCCCTGGCTATTTTACAAAAACTCATGGAAAAGGGCGAAGTCATTACCCTTAAGCCCGAGATCGCAGGGGAAGAGGGATACATCCTGACGAAATCGGGCTGGGATAAACTCTTTAGCCGTATGGTTTCTTTTCTGGAGGATTACCACAGGCGTTATCCTTTGAGGAAGGGGATGTCTAAAGAAGAGCTGCGAAGCCGGCTTAAAATTCCTTCGGGGATCTTCGGAGAAGCACTGGCCAGGGCATCGGCAGAGGGAAAAATCCGAGAAGAAGAGGGGGTCGTAGCTCTATCATATCATGAGGTGAAATTCGCTCCCGAGCAAAAAGAGGCGGTGGAAAAGCTCCTGGCTCGCTTCAGAACCAGCCCCTATGCTACCCCATCAGTAGCAGAATGCGAAACTGTTCTGGGAAGCGAACTCTTTTCGGCCTTGCTGGAGATGGGAATCCTGGTGAAGGTCAGCCCCGAGGTGGTCTTCCTGGCGGAAACCTACAGGGAAATGGTTAGAAGGGTTATAGAAAGGCTCGAGCGGGAAGGGAAAATAACCGTGGCGCAGGTCCGGGATATGTTTGGAACAAGCCGTAAGTACGCCCTGGCCCTTATGGAGCACCTGGATGAGAGGAAGATAACCAGAAGAGTAGGCGATGAACGAGTGCTCTTGCAGAAGCCAGCAAGAGGTTTATAG
- a CDS encoding DUF1850 domain-containing protein: MVKALGALWRLPCLCKALFLTPFLLFLPLPGYTLVELESPSRKTFFLLREGEAVQLTWKNSLFGQQVTEHFVVRDGILWLEEVNFDDKTSGYTMVATPEDLLDLYHTGGGFGIKGVKKPFRQIIFLIGAIGNPRLKIKGQELNFQEEASFGGKVTLGVKKAKPINLLLASARALVHRLLFWLSSSHPGAP; this comes from the coding sequence ATGGTAAAAGCTTTGGGGGCCTTGTGGAGGTTGCCTTGCCTCTGCAAGGCCCTTTTTTTAACCCCTTTCTTGCTTTTCCTGCCGCTACCAGGGTACACCCTGGTGGAATTAGAAAGTCCTTCCAGGAAAACTTTCTTTCTTCTCCGAGAAGGCGAGGCTGTCCAGTTAACATGGAAGAATTCCCTGTTCGGTCAGCAAGTTACGGAGCATTTTGTAGTTCGGGATGGGATCCTCTGGCTGGAAGAGGTTAACTTTGATGATAAAACTTCTGGCTATACTATGGTGGCCACCCCTGAAGACCTGCTAGATCTATATCACACCGGTGGGGGTTTTGGGATAAAAGGGGTGAAGAAGCCTTTCCGTCAAATTATCTTCCTTATAGGGGCAATCGGCAATCCCAGGCTTAAGATAAAGGGTCAGGAGCTGAATTTCCAGGAAGAAGCGAGTTTTGGGGGGAAAGTAACCCTGGGGGTGAAGAAGGCAAAACCTATAAACCTCTTGCTGGCTTCTGCAAGAGCACTCGTTCATCGCCTACTCTTCTGGTTATCTTCCTCTCATCCAGGTGCTCCATAA
- a CDS encoding TAXI family TRAP transporter solute-binding subunit — protein MKAITVKLLALALFLSLLLSTLAGCAKKPEKLSFSIATGGTGGVWYPLGGAIGGLITKHVPNTEATAESTTAAIDNLLLLTTGKAGLAFCYDYHVVWANEGKIQALGAKKPVRLVMGFYEQPLHIVTKEGTGIKTIYDLKGKRVSTGAPNSGTEEQAGYVLKALGIDWDKDFTREKLGVSESVAALKDGKIDAFFWSGAVPTSAIIDLASTPGLKMVLVPIAGEEAEKIMAANPGVFHKTKFAAGSYQGVESDVETIGITAVLATMDTFPADRLYQILNVIFANLNELAAVWKGAAKLTPEKSLGQVTPDALKYLHPGAEKFFKEKGVLK, from the coding sequence ATGAAAGCCATAACAGTAAAATTGTTAGCACTGGCGCTTTTCCTATCCCTTCTCCTTTCAACGTTGGCTGGATGTGCTAAAAAGCCTGAAAAGCTCTCCTTCAGCATTGCCACTGGTGGAACAGGGGGAGTATGGTATCCCCTGGGAGGGGCTATAGGAGGCCTCATAACCAAGCACGTCCCCAATACTGAGGCCACGGCTGAGTCCACTACTGCCGCCATTGACAACCTTCTGCTCCTGACCACGGGAAAAGCTGGTCTGGCCTTCTGTTATGACTACCACGTGGTTTGGGCCAACGAGGGCAAGATTCAAGCTCTCGGAGCTAAAAAGCCCGTTCGGCTCGTTATGGGCTTCTACGAGCAACCTCTCCACATTGTTACCAAGGAAGGCACAGGTATAAAGACCATTTACGATCTGAAAGGTAAGAGGGTTTCAACGGGAGCCCCCAACAGCGGTACCGAAGAGCAGGCTGGTTACGTCCTTAAGGCCCTGGGAATTGACTGGGATAAGGACTTCACCAGGGAAAAGCTCGGGGTTTCCGAATCCGTAGCCGCTTTGAAGGATGGCAAAATTGATGCCTTCTTCTGGAGCGGGGCTGTTCCCACTTCGGCCATTATTGACCTGGCTTCCACCCCTGGCTTGAAGATGGTGCTGGTGCCCATAGCTGGAGAGGAGGCCGAGAAAATCATGGCTGCTAACCCCGGCGTCTTCCACAAAACTAAGTTCGCCGCCGGTTCTTACCAGGGCGTGGAAAGCGATGTGGAGACCATAGGAATCACGGCTGTGCTGGCGACTATGGATACATTCCCCGCCGACAGGCTGTATCAGATCCTTAACGTCATCTTTGCCAACCTGAACGAGCTGGCGGCCGTGTGGAAAGGCGCTGCCAAACTCACTCCTGAGAAGTCTCTCGGGCAGGTCACTCCTGATGCTCTAAAGTACCTCCATCCTGGTGCGGAAAAATTCTTCAAGGAGAAGGGGGTTCTCAAATAA
- a CDS encoding TRAP transporter fused permease subunit has protein sequence MPKWSSLKGKIFPFITGLFYIAFVGWSLYGAVRPVETYKFRIIHLGFILVLVALTYPVSKEAKKWRWAVDLPLALVGFLAIYYPLRDLDSFLRRSTIPNVLDVAMGLIVILLLLEFSRRVVGNTFTFVLIFFLLYDLFGYYVPGGLGHKGYGLDRIVGHMYMTLEGVLGVPLAVSASFVILFVVYGVFMDIAGAGKFWLELAISLMGRKPSSAGRGAILTTALLGGPQASGVATTMSVTPIMWPVLKEAGYTPNMAAGLISAGGIGAVISPPLMGAAAFLIMQFLGISFWSVVVMVLMPTLLYYLGAFFIVELEARKHRFSPPAVPPITFKEVMLKRGYHLLSLIVLVVLLALGRSPESAAIWAIVTTVLTSFLSRDRNEWLTPRRIVEALIEGGKNMVPVAVLLAAAGLIVGTFSLTGLGLKISSLIMALSGGNKIVALFLAFITSLIIGLSLPITATYIMTIIMVAPALVKLGIPDYVAHILVFYFAVLSEVSPPVGLSPSAAAAITGGNPFQAMLQSWKYCISTFLVPFLFSATPLGFNLLIINSETKPFLMATLNSLLAILFISVGIVGYFKTRMSLVERAVLVAGALLLVVYPIGYSALSWGSIAAGFAFLILNLLRRG, from the coding sequence ATGCCTAAATGGTCCAGTCTGAAAGGGAAAATTTTCCCCTTCATAACTGGTTTATTTTATATTGCTTTTGTGGGCTGGTCTCTCTACGGAGCTGTCAGGCCTGTAGAAACTTACAAATTCCGCATAATCCACCTGGGTTTCATTCTGGTCTTGGTGGCCCTGACTTATCCAGTGTCAAAAGAGGCTAAGAAGTGGCGGTGGGCTGTGGACTTGCCTCTTGCCCTGGTGGGCTTTCTGGCTATATACTACCCATTGCGTGATCTGGATTCTTTCCTCCGTCGCTCTACGATTCCTAACGTTTTGGATGTGGCTATGGGGTTAATCGTCATTCTTTTACTGCTGGAATTCTCACGTCGCGTGGTGGGCAATACTTTCACCTTTGTGCTCATCTTTTTCCTCCTTTACGATCTATTCGGGTACTATGTCCCTGGAGGACTTGGACATAAGGGTTACGGCCTCGATCGAATCGTGGGCCACATGTATATGACTCTGGAAGGAGTGCTGGGGGTCCCCTTAGCTGTAAGCGCTTCTTTTGTGATCCTTTTTGTGGTTTATGGTGTTTTTATGGATATAGCAGGTGCCGGGAAATTCTGGCTGGAGCTGGCCATTTCTCTTATGGGGCGCAAGCCATCAAGCGCTGGTAGGGGTGCAATTTTAACTACAGCTTTACTGGGGGGCCCACAGGCCAGTGGCGTGGCCACCACAATGTCTGTGACTCCTATTATGTGGCCAGTGCTCAAAGAAGCTGGGTACACCCCTAATATGGCTGCTGGCCTTATTTCAGCTGGAGGCATCGGGGCGGTGATTTCACCCCCGCTCATGGGAGCTGCTGCTTTCCTCATAATGCAGTTTCTGGGGATCTCTTTCTGGAGTGTGGTGGTAATGGTTTTGATGCCCACTTTGCTTTATTACCTTGGCGCCTTCTTCATAGTGGAGCTTGAAGCCAGAAAGCACAGGTTTTCTCCTCCTGCGGTGCCTCCGATAACTTTCAAGGAAGTTATGCTGAAGCGTGGCTACCATCTTCTGTCCCTGATAGTGCTGGTAGTCCTTCTGGCTCTTGGACGCTCCCCAGAATCAGCAGCCATTTGGGCAATTGTAACCACAGTTCTAACCAGTTTCCTGAGCCGGGACAGAAATGAATGGCTTACTCCTCGTAGAATAGTGGAAGCCCTCATTGAGGGGGGCAAGAATATGGTGCCAGTAGCTGTACTGCTGGCAGCTGCGGGCCTGATAGTAGGAACCTTTTCCCTGACGGGATTGGGGCTTAAGATTTCCAGCTTAATTATGGCTCTGAGCGGAGGAAATAAGATTGTAGCCCTGTTCCTGGCGTTCATAACCTCCCTCATAATCGGGCTCAGCTTGCCCATCACCGCCACTTATATAATGACAATAATAATGGTTGCGCCAGCTCTGGTTAAACTTGGTATACCCGATTACGTGGCTCACATCCTCGTTTTTTATTTCGCCGTTCTTTCCGAGGTTTCCCCTCCGGTAGGACTTTCTCCCTCGGCCGCTGCTGCTATAACAGGTGGTAATCCCTTCCAGGCCATGCTTCAATCCTGGAAATACTGCATTTCCACCTTTCTGGTGCCTTTCCTCTTTTCCGCCACGCCTTTGGGTTTCAATTTGCTAATCATAAACTCTGAGACAAAGCCATTTCTGATGGCAACTCTCAATAGCCTGCTGGCTATTCTTTTTATAAGCGTTGGGATCGTGGGCTACTTTAAAACCCGAATGAGCCTTGTGGAAAGGGCCGTTCTGGTAGCAGGAGCTTTGCTCTTAGTGGTCTATCCCATTGGTTATTCAGCCTTGAGCTGGGGAAGCATAGCCGCAGGATTTGCGTTTTTAATTTTAAACCTATTAAGGAGGGGGTAA
- a CDS encoding long-chain fatty acid--CoA ligase, translating to MEKVWFKFYDTGVPRTISYPLIPLYKFLDDTAAKYPDRTALIFGGKIGKRYMGSQITYKKLKELVDRFATALQALGVKKGSKVAIHLPNCPQFIIAYYGALKAGATVVPTNPLYVERELEYQFNNAEVETVVTLTKFYPLIRNIKPRTPLKHIIVTNIKEYFPPLLKFLFTLAVEKKEGHRLEGELVEGTIMFQDLLARYPPNPAPVEINPEEDIACLLYTGGTTGVPKGAMLTHYNLVANTLQVRSWLPDVREGQEIALTALPLFHSYGMTVCMNFGINSAGTLILMPNPRDIEEMLILIDKYKVSLFPGVPTMYVAINNHPDTPKYNLRSVKACISGAAPLPVEVKQKFEEITGGKLCEGYGLTETSPVTHCNPIYGLNKAGSIGLPFPDTDARIVDLETGTRELPPGEIGELAIKGPQVMKGYWQMPEETELVFKEGWLLTGDIAKMDEDGYFYIVDRKKDMIIAGGYNVYPREVEEVLYQYPKVKEAAVVGIPDPYRGETVKAYIVLKEGETATEEEIIEFCRKNLARYKVPTIVEFRKELPKSTVGKILRRVLVEEEKQKLQAKK from the coding sequence ATGGAAAAGGTGTGGTTTAAGTTTTATGACACCGGAGTTCCTCGTACTATCTCTTACCCCCTCATCCCCCTATACAAATTCCTCGATGATACCGCCGCAAAATACCCCGACCGAACTGCACTTATCTTTGGGGGAAAGATCGGTAAGAGATACATGGGGAGCCAGATCACTTATAAGAAGCTTAAAGAACTTGTTGATCGTTTTGCCACTGCTCTTCAGGCTCTGGGGGTAAAAAAGGGTTCCAAGGTAGCAATTCACCTCCCCAACTGCCCTCAATTCATTATAGCTTATTATGGTGCCCTTAAGGCCGGAGCCACCGTCGTCCCTACAAACCCACTATATGTGGAAAGAGAACTGGAATACCAATTCAACAACGCCGAGGTGGAAACAGTTGTAACTCTAACCAAGTTCTATCCGCTTATCCGCAATATAAAGCCCAGGACCCCCCTCAAGCACATAATAGTGACTAACATCAAGGAATATTTCCCGCCTTTACTGAAGTTTCTCTTCACCCTGGCTGTTGAAAAGAAGGAAGGGCACCGCCTTGAGGGAGAGCTGGTGGAAGGAACCATAATGTTCCAGGACCTCCTGGCCAGGTATCCCCCCAACCCTGCTCCTGTTGAGATAAACCCCGAAGAAGATATTGCCTGCCTTCTCTATACAGGCGGCACCACTGGAGTTCCTAAGGGCGCTATGCTTACCCATTATAACCTGGTTGCTAACACATTGCAGGTTCGCTCCTGGCTTCCTGACGTGCGGGAGGGACAGGAAATCGCTTTGACGGCGCTTCCGCTCTTTCACTCCTACGGGATGACCGTTTGCATGAACTTCGGCATAAATTCGGCTGGAACCCTTATCCTTATGCCCAACCCCCGCGATATCGAAGAAATGCTCATCCTTATTGATAAGTATAAGGTCAGCCTCTTCCCAGGGGTGCCCACCATGTATGTGGCCATCAACAATCACCCTGATACTCCCAAATACAATCTGCGCTCTGTGAAAGCCTGTATAAGTGGTGCTGCGCCTCTTCCTGTTGAGGTTAAGCAAAAATTTGAAGAGATAACTGGCGGTAAACTTTGCGAGGGTTATGGCCTTACCGAAACCTCTCCAGTTACTCACTGTAATCCCATCTACGGCCTCAACAAGGCAGGTTCCATTGGCCTCCCCTTCCCCGACACTGATGCCCGTATTGTGGACCTAGAGACGGGCACAAGAGAGCTGCCTCCTGGAGAAATAGGTGAACTGGCTATAAAAGGCCCTCAGGTGATGAAAGGTTACTGGCAGATGCCCGAAGAAACAGAATTGGTCTTCAAAGAGGGCTGGCTCCTCACAGGCGATATCGCCAAGATGGACGAGGATGGTTACTTCTACATTGTGGACCGCAAGAAAGACATGATAATCGCTGGTGGTTACAACGTCTACCCGCGAGAGGTTGAGGAAGTCCTTTACCAGTATCCCAAGGTCAAGGAGGCAGCGGTAGTCGGAATTCCTGATCCTTACAGGGGCGAGACCGTCAAGGCCTACATAGTCCTCAAGGAAGGGGAGACGGCCACTGAAGAGGAAATAATTGAATTCTGTCGTAAAAACCTGGCCCGTTATAAGGTCCCCACGATAGTGGAATTCCGGAAGGAGCTCCCCAAGAGCACTGTAGGGAAAATCCTGCGGCGTGTCTTGGTGGAAGAAGAAAAGCAGAAGCTTCAGGCTAAGAAATAA
- a CDS encoding metallophosphatase family protein yields the protein MRFLVISDVHSNLEALEAVLKDAEGLYEAVLCLGDIVGYGPDPNECVERVKGLPSLSCVAGNHDWAAIGKLGVEEFNTDARIATLWTQSVLTPTSVTYLNSLPERIILEDKLTIVHGSPRYPIWEYILTSTVALENFQHFITPWCLVGHSHIPVIFALREANQRACETIVLEENKPFSLDPEFRFIINPGSVGQPRDGDPRASYALLDLNSGVVELRRVYYPVNKTQDKMEKVGLPPRLIARLTFGW from the coding sequence ATGCGTTTCCTTGTTATATCCGACGTCCACTCAAACTTAGAAGCCTTGGAAGCTGTCCTTAAAGATGCTGAAGGCCTCTATGAGGCAGTGCTCTGCCTCGGAGACATAGTGGGTTATGGACCAGATCCCAATGAATGCGTGGAACGTGTAAAGGGGTTACCGTCTCTCTCATGTGTGGCCGGCAATCACGATTGGGCAGCTATTGGCAAGCTTGGGGTTGAGGAATTTAACACTGATGCCAGAATAGCTACTTTGTGGACTCAGAGCGTTTTAACCCCTACGTCCGTAACTTACCTTAACAGTCTCCCCGAAAGGATAATTTTAGAAGATAAACTCACCATCGTGCACGGAAGCCCCCGTTATCCAATATGGGAGTATATCCTGACCTCTACGGTAGCTCTGGAGAATTTCCAGCATTTTATCACTCCCTGGTGTCTTGTGGGTCACAGCCATATTCCGGTGATCTTTGCCTTACGCGAAGCTAACCAGAGGGCTTGTGAAACCATTGTTCTGGAGGAAAACAAGCCGTTCTCCTTAGATCCTGAGTTTCGGTTCATAATAAATCCTGGAAGTGTAGGCCAGCCTAGAGATGGAGACCCGAGGGCAAGCTACGCTTTACTGGACTTGAACAGTGGTGTTGTGGAGCTCAGAAGGGTTTATTATCCGGTTAATAAAACTCAGGACAAAATGGAAAAAGTAGGACTCCCGCCCCGTTTGATCGCCAGACTTACCTTCGGCTGGTAA
- the cmk gene encoding (d)CMP kinase, whose protein sequence is MITREGDRMKPSIIAIDGPAASGKSTLGERLARELGYVYFDTGVMYRAVAWIALKRGIPVEDEKAITALAQAIQIEVTPPTVHDGRQYSVFVDGEDVTWDIRRPEVDRVVSPVSAYAGVRKALTAQQRRIGLRGKIVMVGRDIGTVVLPEADLKIYLEASLEERARRRWRELLAMGKNISYEEVLAIMRDRDRIDSTRWLAPLRPAEDAVVIDTTYLDIEEVFQKVMEIIGDD, encoded by the coding sequence TTGATAACGAGGGAAGGGGATAGGATGAAACCCTCTATCATCGCAATAGACGGGCCAGCAGCTTCTGGCAAAAGCACTCTGGGCGAGAGGCTCGCCCGAGAGCTTGGTTATGTCTACTTTGATACCGGGGTTATGTACAGGGCAGTGGCCTGGATTGCTCTCAAACGCGGGATACCTGTGGAGGATGAAAAGGCTATTACTGCTCTTGCCCAGGCTATCCAGATCGAAGTTACTCCCCCTACTGTCCATGATGGCAGGCAATATTCAGTTTTCGTGGATGGAGAAGACGTAACCTGGGATATACGAAGGCCCGAGGTGGACAGAGTGGTTTCACCTGTTTCCGCCTATGCCGGGGTAAGAAAAGCCCTTACAGCCCAGCAACGACGCATTGGCCTCAGAGGAAAAATCGTAATGGTGGGAAGGGATATAGGAACTGTAGTTTTACCCGAGGCTGACCTCAAAATTTACCTTGAAGCTTCCCTGGAGGAAAGGGCAAGACGACGCTGGAGAGAGCTCTTAGCTATGGGCAAAAACATTTCTTACGAAGAAGTGTTGGCCATTATGCGCGATAGAGACCGTATAGACAGCACCCGCTGGCTGGCTCCATTGCGCCCGGCTGAAGACGCCGTGGTCATTGATACTACTTACCTAGATATAGAAGAAGTTTTCCAGAAAGTTATGGAAATCATTGGCGATGATTAA
- a CDS encoding 1-acyl-sn-glycerol-3-phosphate acyltransferase translates to MIKRIFRRIAVPVLRFLFKLLSKVEVRGRENVPREGPIIIAINHLGHLDAPLVVAFTPREVEGIALVDLYRVPVVGQLLRLYGVIPVHRDQFDRNVINLSLKVLAQGKALALAPEARRSPSKALEKARNGVAYLAMKGQVPVIPAAITGTEDAPEKLLKFQRPRITLTFGRPITPPPFSRNKAALESFTEKIMREIAAMLPPRYRGYYS, encoded by the coding sequence ATGATTAAGAGGATTTTCCGCCGGATTGCAGTTCCAGTTTTGAGATTCCTTTTCAAGCTTCTGAGCAAAGTTGAAGTGCGGGGAAGGGAGAACGTCCCCAGAGAAGGGCCCATTATCATAGCCATAAACCACCTGGGACACCTGGATGCCCCCCTCGTTGTGGCTTTTACTCCAAGGGAAGTGGAAGGCATAGCCCTGGTTGACCTTTACAGGGTACCTGTAGTAGGACAGCTTCTGCGGCTCTACGGTGTAATTCCGGTGCATCGCGACCAATTTGACCGTAACGTAATAAACCTTTCATTGAAAGTGCTCGCTCAGGGAAAAGCCCTTGCTCTAGCCCCAGAAGCCCGCCGTAGCCCCTCTAAAGCCTTGGAAAAGGCCCGAAATGGGGTAGCATACCTGGCTATGAAAGGGCAGGTTCCAGTGATTCCCGCCGCAATCACAGGAACCGAAGATGCGCCGGAAAAGCTCCTTAAGTTCCAGAGGCCCCGAATTACGTTAACCTTTGGAAGACCCATTACCCCTCCGCCTTTCTCACGAAATAAGGCTGCATTGGAGAGTTTCACGGAAAAAATCATGAGGGAAATAGCAGCTATGCTCCCTCCCCGATACAGAGGCTATTATTCCTGA